The following are encoded together in the Pectobacterium punjabense genome:
- the plsB gene encoding glycerol-3-phosphate 1-O-acyltransferase PlsB has product MSGWRKIYYKLLNLPLKLLVKSKVIPADPVVELGLDPSRPILYVLPYNSQADLLTLRAKCLALGLPDPSQPFEFNGVELPSHVFINDGPRVFRYYVPKQKSVKLFHDYLDLHRANPDLDVQMVPVSVMFGRSPGREGHSQATPHLRLLNGIEKFFAVLWLGRDSFVRFSSPVSLRYMATEHGTDKTIAHKLARVARMHFSRQRLAAVGPRLPVRQELFNKLLDSKAIKKAVDDEARSKKISHEKAQQNAIALMEEIAADFSYEAVRLSDRVLSWTWNRLYQGINVHNAERVRQLAQDGHGIVYVPCHRSHMDYLLLSYVLYHQGLVPPHIAAGINLNFWPAGPIFRRLGAFFIRRTFKGNKLYSTIFREYLGELFARGYSVEYFMEGGRSRTGRLLEPKTGTLAMTIQAMLRGGTRPITLVPIYVGYEHVMEVGTYAKELRGAVKEKEGFMQMVRGLRKLRNLGQGYVNFGEPLPLTTYLNQHVPQWRDAIDPIEAQRPSWLTPTVQDISMDIMVRINNSAAANAMNLCSTALLASRQRSLTREQMHEQLDCYLQLLRQVPYHKDITAPKKTADELLEHALGMNKFEVEKDSIGDIIILPREQAVLMTYYRNNIQHLLVLPSLIASIVIHHRRITLADVVQQITLIYPLLQAELFLHYSKEQLPGVLETLANELVRQQLLCSRDGELAINPPRIRTLQLLSAGVRETLQRYAITLSLLCANPEINRGTLEKESRNMAQRLSVLHGINAPEFFDKAVFSTLVATLRTAGYITDSAEAAQGDIVAIYNILGDLITPEVRLTIESASSSAEMETAGQTVEEVKQE; this is encoded by the coding sequence ATGTCAGGTTGGCGTAAAATTTACTATAAACTATTGAATCTCCCACTGAAACTGTTGGTGAAAAGCAAAGTTATTCCCGCAGATCCGGTGGTCGAGTTGGGGTTAGATCCCTCACGTCCTATACTCTATGTTCTGCCTTATAACTCTCAGGCGGACCTATTGACGCTACGTGCGAAATGTCTGGCATTGGGGTTACCCGATCCCTCGCAGCCGTTCGAATTCAATGGCGTCGAACTCCCCAGCCATGTCTTTATTAATGACGGGCCGCGCGTTTTCCGCTACTACGTTCCCAAGCAGAAATCCGTCAAACTGTTCCACGACTATCTGGACTTGCACCGTGCCAATCCAGATTTAGATGTGCAGATGGTGCCGGTTTCCGTGATGTTTGGGCGTTCTCCAGGTCGGGAAGGCCATTCACAGGCCACACCACACCTGCGATTGCTCAACGGCATCGAGAAATTCTTCGCCGTACTGTGGCTAGGCCGTGACAGCTTTGTCCGCTTCTCCAGCCCGGTGTCGCTGCGCTATATGGCGACCGAGCATGGTACTGACAAAACCATAGCCCACAAACTGGCGCGTGTCGCGCGTATGCATTTCTCCCGTCAGCGTTTGGCGGCAGTTGGCCCACGCTTACCCGTACGTCAGGAGCTATTTAACAAGCTGCTGGACTCCAAAGCGATCAAGAAAGCCGTAGACGATGAGGCGCGCAGTAAGAAGATTTCCCACGAGAAAGCGCAGCAAAATGCAATCGCGCTGATGGAGGAAATCGCTGCCGACTTCTCTTACGAAGCGGTGCGTCTGTCAGATCGCGTATTGAGCTGGACGTGGAACCGTCTTTATCAGGGGATTAACGTCCATAACGCCGAACGCGTGCGACAACTGGCGCAGGATGGTCATGGTATTGTCTATGTGCCCTGCCACCGCAGCCATATGGATTACCTGCTGCTGTCCTACGTTCTGTATCATCAAGGCTTAGTTCCGCCGCACATCGCCGCAGGTATCAATCTTAATTTCTGGCCGGCGGGTCCCATCTTCCGCCGTCTTGGTGCGTTCTTTATTCGCCGGACCTTCAAAGGTAACAAGCTCTATTCCACAATTTTCCGCGAGTACTTGGGCGAGCTATTTGCCCGTGGTTATTCCGTTGAATACTTCATGGAAGGCGGGCGTTCGCGCACGGGACGTCTGTTAGAGCCCAAAACCGGTACGCTGGCGATGACCATTCAGGCTATGCTAAGAGGCGGTACGCGCCCTATCACACTGGTGCCGATTTATGTCGGCTACGAGCACGTGATGGAAGTCGGCACCTATGCGAAAGAGCTGCGCGGCGCGGTGAAGGAAAAAGAAGGCTTTATGCAGATGGTGCGCGGTTTGCGCAAGCTGCGTAATCTGGGTCAGGGCTATGTGAACTTCGGCGAACCTCTGCCGCTGACCACCTATCTGAACCAGCATGTGCCGCAATGGCGTGACGCGATTGACCCGATTGAGGCACAGCGCCCAAGCTGGCTAACGCCGACAGTGCAGGATATCTCCATGGATATCATGGTGCGCATCAATAACTCTGCGGCAGCGAACGCAATGAACCTGTGCTCTACCGCCCTGTTAGCATCGCGCCAGCGTTCTCTGACCCGTGAGCAAATGCATGAACAGCTAGACTGCTACCTGCAACTACTGCGCCAAGTGCCTTACCACAAAGATATTACAGCGCCTAAGAAGACAGCGGATGAACTGTTGGAACACGCGCTGGGCATGAACAAGTTTGAAGTAGAGAAGGACAGTATTGGTGACATCATCATTCTGCCGCGCGAGCAAGCGGTTCTGATGACGTATTATCGCAATAATATCCAGCACCTGTTGGTCTTGCCGTCGCTGATCGCCAGTATCGTCATTCATCATCGTCGGATTACTCTCGCCGACGTCGTGCAACAAATCACGCTAATCTATCCGCTGCTGCAAGCCGAGTTGTTCCTGCATTATTCCAAAGAGCAATTACCGGGCGTGCTGGAAACGCTAGCTAATGAACTGGTTCGACAACAGTTGCTGTGTAGCCGTGACGGCGAACTCGCCATTAATCCACCACGCATCCGTACGCTGCAACTGTTATCAGCTGGCGTGCGTGAGACGCTGCAACGTTATGCGATTACGCTGTCTTTGCTGTGCGCGAACCCAGAAATCAACCGTGGCACGCTGGAGAAAGAAAGCCGAAATATGGCACAGCGTCTGTCTGTTCTGCACGGTATTAATGCGCCGGAGTTTTTCGATAAAGCGGTGTTCTCAACGCTGGTCGCGACGTTACGCACAGCCGGATATATCACCGACAGTGCGGAAGCAGCGCAAGGTGATATCGTGGCAATCTACAACATCCTTGGCGATTTGATCACCCCGGAAGTTAGGTTGACTATCGAAAGTGCCAGTTCGTCTGCCGAAATGGAAACAGCCGGTCAGACGGTGGAAGAGGTAAAGCAGGAATAG
- a CDS encoding diacylglycerol kinase, whose product MNKATGMTRIIKATGYSFKGLKQAWQHEAAFRQETILTVVGIIIACLLPVTLVEKLLLIGSVVLIMLFELANSAIEAVVDRIGLEHHELSGRAKDIGSAAVFVAILLAAVVWGSILWQHFA is encoded by the coding sequence ATGAATAAAGCAACGGGGATGACCCGGATTATTAAGGCTACCGGTTATTCCTTTAAGGGACTGAAGCAGGCCTGGCAGCACGAGGCGGCGTTTCGTCAGGAAACGATACTGACGGTTGTCGGTATTATTATTGCGTGTTTACTACCGGTGACGCTGGTTGAAAAACTGCTGCTTATCGGATCTGTTGTGTTGATCATGCTGTTTGAACTGGCTAACAGCGCCATTGAAGCTGTCGTCGATCGCATTGGTTTAGAGCACCACGAATTGTCCGGTCGGGCGAAAGATATTGGGTCAGCGGCTGTCTTTGTTGCCATCTTGTTAGCTGCTGTCGTATGGGGCAGTATCCTCTGGCAACATTTTGCCTGA
- the lexA gene encoding transcriptional repressor LexA → MKVLTARQQQVYDLIRDHIAQTGMPPTRAEIAQQLGFRSPNAAEEHLKALARKGVIEIVSGASRGIRLLMEEETGIPLVGRVAAGEPLLAQEHIECRYQVDPAMFKPSADFLLRVSGMSMKNIGIMDGDLLAVHKTEDVRNGQIVVARIDDEVTVKRLKKQGNTVHLLAENEEFAPIVVDLRQQSFSIEGLAVGVIRNSDWS, encoded by the coding sequence ATGAAAGTATTAACAGCAAGGCAGCAGCAGGTTTATGACCTGATCCGCGATCATATTGCGCAAACCGGAATGCCGCCAACGAGGGCGGAAATTGCCCAACAGCTGGGATTCCGCTCTCCAAATGCGGCTGAAGAACATCTGAAAGCTCTGGCGCGTAAAGGCGTGATTGAAATTGTTTCGGGCGCGTCTCGTGGTATTCGTCTGCTCATGGAAGAAGAGACGGGAATTCCTCTGGTTGGTCGTGTCGCCGCAGGTGAACCTCTGTTGGCACAGGAACATATCGAATGCCGCTATCAGGTTGACCCCGCTATGTTTAAACCTAGCGCCGACTTTTTGTTGCGTGTCAGCGGTATGTCGATGAAAAATATTGGTATTATGGATGGCGATTTGCTGGCCGTACATAAAACAGAAGATGTGCGCAACGGTCAGATTGTGGTGGCGCGTATTGACGATGAAGTAACGGTGAAACGCCTGAAGAAGCAGGGTAATACAGTGCATCTTCTCGCTGAAAATGAAGAGTTCGCCCCTATCGTTGTCGACCTGCGTCAGCAAAGTTTTTCGATAGAAGGTTTAGCGGTTGGCGTTATTCGTAACAGTGACTGGAGCTAG